From the genome of Arthrobacter sp. ERGS1:01:
GCGCACGGGATCGGGATCAACCTTTCCACTGTCGACGAAGCCGACCTTCTCCAGGACGCGAAACGATGCGAGGTTCCACGCGCGAACCGTGGCCCAGAGGCGGGTTCGCCCCGTGTCTTGGGCGGCTGAGAGGACCGCGCGTGATGCTTCCGTCGCATATCCGTTGCCGTGTGCGTGCTTGAACAACTCGTACGCGATCTCGGGCTCGTCCAGGGTCGAATTGCCAACGACCAAGCCGCAATAGCCGATGAATTCGCCGTCGTGCTTCGTCTCGATGGCGAGCAGCTCCAGTCCGTTCAGCGCTGATTCCGCGAGTTGGTTTTCGATGTTGGTGCGAAATTCCTCGACCGTGGGCCGCCCATCCGAGTCGATCCGACGAAGTGCGCGTGGATCACGTTCTTCCCAGAGCCGGCGAATCGACGTGCTGTCGGCAGGGGTCCACGGCCGCATACGAAGGCGCGCGGTCTCCAGGTTATTGGCAAGCGGGCGAAATTTCGGCATGCCACCAGCCTAGTCCGGGCGAAAGGAGTCGTTATTGGTCGCTGTCGCAGGGTTTCCACATGGCAATGCAGTCCGGGCGACTAGCCTCGTAGCTATGAAGAGACTGGTTGTAGTTACCGGAGCAGCTCGGGGATGGGGCAAGGCGCTCGTTGATGAGTTCTCGGCGTCGGGCTGGGTTGTTGTTGCTGCCAGTCGGTCGCAGCCCGACCCATTGGCGTGGACGTCGCCTGGCATGGTTGAGACAGTGATGCACGATGTCCGGGCGGATGACTTCCATGAGCTCCATGCCGTCATTGGCGAGCGTCCGGTTGACCTGCTGATCAACAATGCCGCCCAAGGCGCAGAGCATCAAGGGCTGGGATCCATATCTACCGACGGCGTGATGAACGCTGTGGATGTCAATGTGGGAGGGCCCCTGCGCCTGGTGCAAGCGCTCCTTCCGAATCTATTGGCTGCATCGGAGCCGATCATTATCAACGTGACCTCGCGCCTTGGCTCCGTATCAGCCCAGGCGAGGGATGATTTTTCCGACCTTTCAACCAGTTACGCCTACAAGATCTCCAAGGCGGCGCAGAACATGCTCACGATTTCCCTGGCCCAAGAGCTTCAGGGGCGGATCAGGGCCTGGGCCGTCCACCCCGGGAAGCTGTCCACGGGCATGGGCCAGCCCGATGCATCCAAGGACCCCCGCCTTGCGGCACGGCAGCTACGGGAATTGGTCGATTCCGGGGACCCGACTTCGCCGCGATTCTGCTCACTGGGCGAGACAGACCTCGCCTGGTGACGCCGCCGTGCGTACCCTGGAGTCGTCCACTTGGGGCTCAGCGGAGCAAGGGCTTGTCGAGCAGGTCCCAGCCGTACGACGCCGCAACCCGGCCCTGGATTTCCGCCATCACTGACCCGCCGTTGTCGCCGTTTGTCATGATCACCACACCGTAGCCCTTGGCGACGTGCCCGATGGCTTGAGCCTTGTAGCCCCAGTTGTCGCCGTCGTGCTCGAAGTACCAGCCCTCACCCTTCCTGGACACGAGGAAACCGACAGCAAACGGGCCCACACCAACCGGCGTGATCAGGTTTCGCGCCGTCGCGCGGTCCAGCACCAGAGATGACCGGCCGGACAGTGTCCTCTGGACGTCCACCACAAATTTGGCCACGTCTCCCGGCGTCGTCCACAAGCCTGCAGCAGCCTGCTCCGGATAGACGTGCCACGGTGCGCCCATCGCCGCACCCGATACGTCGTGGGCGCAGGCGGCCCGGTCTTCGAGTCGGGCCGGTAGCGGCTGTTCGAAGGTGCTGCTGGTCATCCCGAGCGGCTGAAGGACCCAGTCGTGCATGATCTTCGCAAAGGGCGCTCCCACGGTGTCGGTGAGCATGAGTTGTTCGATCTCGATGGCGCCGCCGGAATACTGGTAGGCCGTCATGGCTGGGCGTGCCAGCCGAACCGCGGGCAGGGGTGAGGGCGCCTGCCCATCAAGGATCTGCAGGATGGTCGGCAGAGGTTCACCCGGTTCATATCCGGGGAACCCAAAGCCATCTCCAAGCCCGGAGGTGTGGCTCATGAGCATCCGCGGCGTAACGACGGCGCCGCCACCGAATGGTTCATCCGGCAGCTTCCAGCTCTTCAAGATCGTATTGACGTCTTGATCGAGACCGAACAACCCGAGCTGGGACGCCTTCAGGGTTGCCATGGCCGCCACCGGTTTGCTGATCGAGGCTGCCTGGTAGAGCGTTTCATCGGTCGCAGGCGCACCGGACTGCGCGTCGGCCATGCCCCACGATTTGGTCCATGCGACCTCGAAGTCGTCAATGACGGCAACGCTGACCCCTGGAACCCGAAAGTGGTCCAGCAACTGCGCAAGGGTCAGCGCATCAGCTCCCTGACGGTCAGGAACTTGCACGCCCTCGATCTCCGCGATCCTCGCGGCATGCGTCTTTGATGATTTGGGCCCGCTGAGTGACATGTCCACGAACCTACCAGCATGCTCCGTTGGCCACGGTCACGATGCTGCCCAATCGAAGGAAAGAG
Proteins encoded in this window:
- a CDS encoding serine hydrolase domain-containing protein, with amino-acid sequence MSLSGPKSSKTHAARIAEIEGVQVPDRQGADALTLAQLLDHFRVPGVSVAVIDDFEVAWTKSWGMADAQSGAPATDETLYQAASISKPVAAMATLKASQLGLFGLDQDVNTILKSWKLPDEPFGGGAVVTPRMLMSHTSGLGDGFGFPGYEPGEPLPTILQILDGQAPSPLPAVRLARPAMTAYQYSGGAIEIEQLMLTDTVGAPFAKIMHDWVLQPLGMTSSTFEQPLPARLEDRAACAHDVSGAAMGAPWHVYPEQAAAGLWTTPGDVAKFVVDVQRTLSGRSSLVLDRATARNLITPVGVGPFAVGFLVSRKGEGWYFEHDGDNWGYKAQAIGHVAKGYGVVIMTNGDNGGSVMAEIQGRVAASYGWDLLDKPLLR
- a CDS encoding SDR family NAD(P)-dependent oxidoreductase, which translates into the protein MKRLVVVTGAARGWGKALVDEFSASGWVVVAASRSQPDPLAWTSPGMVETVMHDVRADDFHELHAVIGERPVDLLINNAAQGAEHQGLGSISTDGVMNAVDVNVGGPLRLVQALLPNLLAASEPIIINVTSRLGSVSAQARDDFSDLSTSYAYKISKAAQNMLTISLAQELQGRIRAWAVHPGKLSTGMGQPDASKDPRLAARQLRELVDSGDPTSPRFCSLGETDLAW
- a CDS encoding GNAT family N-acetyltransferase; this encodes MPKFRPLANNLETARLRMRPWTPADSTSIRRLWEERDPRALRRIDSDGRPTVEEFRTNIENQLAESALNGLELLAIETKHDGEFIGYCGLVVGNSTLDEPEIAYELFKHAHGNGYATEASRAVLSAAQDTGRTRLWATVRAWNLASFRVLEKVGFVDSGKVDPDPVRGDSVWMTWPALPSGHN